In the genome of Parasteatoda tepidariorum isolate YZ-2023 chromosome 10, CAS_Ptep_4.0, whole genome shotgun sequence, the window gatagtacagagaaggaaaaaatattcatgccttgcccgggattcgaacccagaacctttctgatgcaaggacagttccctgcccccaaCACAGCCGGTCGGCATATTGGGATAATATTATTGCACTTGCTTGAGATTCGGGAGCTATTttcaattctaataaaaaaattttatcgaggattaaaggatttaaaaatttttagacattaatacaccaaaattttatatttaattgaaaattgccAGCATTTATTCTACGACACTTTATCATTTGTTGGAAGTTAGTGATTGAATATTCCTTTAGGAATTCTGGAATATTCTCCATCGCATATTCGTGCCCGGAAAATTACTCTTATATTTGCAGCCTTTCATGCAAAACCAACGAATCCAATCATAACATGCTTCAGTTATATCATACCacctattttatttcaatcccAATTTTGTACAAGAAGTAGTACAGAGTTTCCGGGTATAGAACGTTatctttccaatgaggtgaaccgggttcgaatcccagcgatagcttgTCGATACAAATTCCTCACAACGCTCGCACcgaaccacagtgctgacgaaaaataacctcagtggtagctggatcatgggttagagtccccttgttgtcaggctaaccgtgggagtttttCCTCTctttgtaacgcaaatgcgagttagtttcatcaaaaagtcttccacgaaggaaactttttctcaatacttgatcgagaagtttccttgttttctgaattgcgttcaaaattagaaggcgtcggaattgaacattgacagtcgtaaacccagatGACACCTCAGAGAGATGAAAACCAAAGACAGTTGGGAAAAGAcgtttaattcataaaaactacttaaaaaattttaaattttataaacttgtagcaatttttatttcaaaattcaaagaaataatagcataaatttgaaacattcataCATAACCTTAGATGGAATATAATGAACCCTAATAtcctaaaattaagtttatataatgcgcaattagttttacaaaatatgtttttatcatCGAATGCacaattattatacatttcatACCATACTAAAGTACTGCAAAGTTAAGGAGCAAATGAATAAATCtctaagaaatatcaaaattttcttttcaattgtaATTGATGACTTATGGATTAATAAATCTGAAACGTTCCTGAGATCATTTCTGCCTCATGAGATAACACTTGTgccaccattttttttcaatgtttataaaGGATGCTTCAGGTATTTTATGCGCTTACTTAAGcaagttaatttcaaataaggAAAACTAGAAACCATTTTAAACTCATCATCGAATATTCAttgttaactttaaatattttttaatatcttgagTAAGTCGaaacaatttatgaaaagtGCTGTGAgtagtttttctttgtttatttacaaaacagcATACTATATATAATGTAGTGCTAAGTTAAAACCACTTACTTTCGTTGTTGATCAAAGAATAATGTGTTTATTTACAgagagttttcaattttttttatcagattttaggaagagattaaaaaatatgtaagtatattttaaaatattttttaattggtttcattttttcttcataattgcctaagaatatttgtaaaacaaatagtTCTACAACTCAGGGTAAATCGGtgatttttaaactctttagtgcacaacaaataaaatatttcatacatttaacatgtataaagtataaaatacatctaCAGGTATAACAGAGATAtatacacattaaaattttttatacataaataaatttgtttttgtcatagttgatttttttgcatttttaaatggcatttcTAGACAAAATATCATAACAAGCATACTGTACATTCAATTAGGCTATTATAAAGATTTCAAACTACGTAACTACAGAAGAACAATTACAAGCtctataaatacaaaactatttctcaatattttattttagaccaGTTTCCGTatcaatataagaaaaaaagctCACTACGGAAATAATTAGGAAAATGctggatattatttttaaagtctttatCCAGGCCCACAATGAATATCTGCAATTTGTCCCTCTTCCAAGATGAGCTTTAGCGTTATATTGAATTTGCAAAAAGGATGGATTATTTTTGAGGAAACAACTGAAGTGTTGTTATCTCTACGCATTTTTTTACTCTGTACAAGAAGAGGCcaaaatcaaatcaataaaactgattttttttcaaggtttgatcggtcaaataaaaaaaacgaaaacaatagtgaaggtaaaattttttttattagcaacaTATAGCAACTTTCCAGCTACTACTCTACATGGTCGCAGCTTCGATTCTGATATTTTCTTAGCGTACTTTCCAACACTATCTTCATAAAAGGGAGCCGCCTTTGCTTTAAGTCAACTCTCTACGCTTGTATGCAGTTCATCTCCCTGTGCCAAAAGGAATTTTCCGCTAGCAAGAGTTTAATGTAAGCAAAGAGATGAAAATCAGACAACAAATCACTCTACACAAATCATGAATTATTCTCGAATCGCCCCCTGAACAAGATTATCGATTAACACTAGTTCCCTTTCCTGACCGTCTGCCTCATGAACGTCAGTATGTCATGCTTCAAAGTTCCTGCAACACTGTCACACTTGGCTGTCACTTAAGTTTCACGATACACACTATTCATTAGTCGATGAATTTTGACTGCATTGAGAACCATGAAGTAATCAACTAGCAGCTCACACATTATTCTTAGCGAGTGATTTAATTGCTGTACCCATGTTTATGAGGGCATTTCACAGTCAACAGTTACACTTATTTGAGTATTCCGCAACACACGTGTGCAAAGCTTTATCAGATTTCAACTGTGCAGATGACTAATcagaccttaaaaaaataacccttgtataaatcaaaaatttatatattttatgattaaaaatcttaaaattatttaactattagtCCTATATACTTGTGCTAAGTCTCGAACAAAACTTCAACTGtataaatactaatttcaaacactcaaaaaggtataaataattttttttttacttttaatacataCATCATAGTTCGAAGAAAAACAATAGGAACAAAAGCAAACgctagcatttaaaaaaatcaggttTTAACCGCATtggattttgaataatttaagcaTAAGTAACTAcatactgtaattaaaaataggtTACCTATAATATCAATAGCATCTAGTGATATTGTAGGTAACCTTACTagatgatgtaaaattttttgaaaaagtggaaAAGTCTTAAGATACCAATGGTATCACCAAAACAATAAGTAATTGGTACAAAGACAAGaagataatttcttttgtattaatCAATCGCGAAAGCTATAGCTGCACCCTTACAAGTTCTTATGGTATCATTCGATTTATCTTAAGTAAGTTTACAAGAAACAAAATCTCATTTGCTAGATATAAGTTAATATCACATCTTACCCCTTATAAGCTGAGGGGTGATATTAACTTATAAGTTAATATCACATCCTCTGCAGAAGATTCAATGTGGCGTCTGAAGCTGATTTCAAGATAGGGCTAATAATTTCTAgctttcttctaattatttccGTATTCAGCTACTTAGGAATCGgtctattaaaatatgtaaaattaaaaatatcattcattatATAATACATAGAAATTCGCatttatgaatagttttaatactattcgcaaatttcattttctttgcaaattttctacttatttttttaaaatattctcccTAAATGTAATTCTATTACTTATTTACATAGAATTTGTGAGTAATACTTTTATGTATGGAagtcaattaatattttcacgaATTAATACAGATTTAACCCATTGATGCCCGGTTATAAAAAATGGTCTATGGTGAAAAACACCTACAtgaaaaaattggttatttttccAACTATCTACCACTTTAGCTTTAAAAAGACGCTGTGCTCCGACTTCAGAtccaatataaatattgatataattattgtatGATGGTTGACGAAACTATTTGtttctacaaaataaatctttataataaaaactatatccTACCACtctatatgtttgaaaaaagaacGAAAGGAACAAATAAGTTAGTCTCCCTTTACTATTCAATGATTTAATTCGAAATATATTAGTGAGtgcattattttgcaaattaatttagtgtaaaaatctggaaaatattttgtggtTTAGATATGATTTCCTTTATGTTGCACTGTGATTGATTCgctaaaaaaatctgaataaaaatcaaaacaatatcaTTGTGGTGGCTGTTACCAATTACCATTACCATTGTTATTAccaattacatttttgataattacaaAACTGCTGAAGCAAAAAACCTACCTAAACTTAGACGGTACGGTTAGAATCTAAAATGTTGCTTCGTTTGAGTTAAGGTTTGCGTATGACGACTGTAcgttttgtgatttttccagATCGAAGATTAGTGTTAACGAGTAAGAAATGTGTTGTACaaagttagtatttttttaaatatcttacattTAATGCGAGTGCCACCAGAGCTTTTACTATGCGTACCATTTCATGTAATTCCAACAACTGTTATTGGAAGAGCCGAAAAGtctttatttgttgaaaaataagatttatacaTATCCTAATCATCCCAAatacatgtatattttttacttttcttattcaTGGCTCtattaaagaaggaaaagatTTGAATTGTAAGTATATATCTTTgtgattaacaattttaatttgcgTGACTGGTTGCGTATGTGTTTTGTGTGGCGTTGCGTGAAAGGTATaaactatttagaaattttgtgaagAGCTTAGTTGTTACTTTATAAACATGGAGAGAAAATGTCCTCATCTGGTAATCAGAAGTTTAGAAATACaccaatatttatgaaatttgcgACACCATGAagtaattatgcaaattaacCCAAACTTACATAAATGTAATGTGAGGtaagatatgcaaatgattagaatgaCTAAGTGCTTGCTCATGTACCTCTATCAGTATgtagaataaatttcatttatttctcacAATTTCTTCTAAGTGTTGCAAATGTTACAAACATCACATAGGTTAATCAAACAAACAAGAAACTAAATTAATCGAAGGAATTCCGttgcttttgaaaaacaattaactttatataaatattttttaaaaaaagtatagttctGAAGATAATCTCAGTAACTGGCttcattgttttgttaattagatatacactgaagagccattacattatgaccacccagCTAATTACATGCAGGACCACCTTTAgtcctcaaaactgctagcacccgtcGTGGCATTAATTCagcaaggtgctgataggtagtctgaggtatctggaaaccaagcgctcaccaactggtcctgcaattctctcacattgcgagggggtagcgtggcagcacgaatttggttttccaactaggaccacaaatgctctattggattaaggtcaggtgaatttgggggccaagacatgacttgatagtcactggaatgttccttgGCGTTTCGACCCTTATGatatggtgcattatcctgttggtaaacaccatcccccgcaggaaaaactgttgccatgagtGGGTGAActtggtctgcaactatgttcaagtagcttacagacgtcagggattgttctatgaggattatgggtcctaatgtgcaccatgaaaacattgttcctgggcgagaaacttgggcgagcccattgttatagatggagggggGTCATAacgtaatggctcttcggtgtatattgtTAATAGAAAGACCAAATTAAAACTTAGACTCTGTTTTCCTAGTCTAAGTAATTTTGtccatttagttttattaaagtcATCATTGTGTTGAATTGGAGTGACGTCATacgttataaataataattccacGGCAGGGAcattcagatattttaattttttacatatatcgttttcattaatattaataaaatcatttctttgtGCCCGTGCTTGATACAAAGCTATTTATAACATCGATACacatacacaatttttttttgtttaaaatataaatttatcatatacatctcgcttgaaataaaatgatggaATTGccctatatttttaatgatacatATAATAGTTCTCTGGTATTAACACAAAACAACCTAAGTACCTATAAAATGCAGTACTGCTCCTATAgtgcaacttttttaaatgtgtaaattattatgaaattactgaatttaatttttaaagtttttaaattagtatatcAGCATCTTGAAAGAAGcgtgcatatattttaattaagaataaaaaccagatttttagccatttattttttattgagccTAGTGCTATCgtttattttctagaaattgTTTGGGCTTTcaagtttttgaaacaaaattaaaaaaaagaaaaattttatttttgatattctatATCATCTTCCTCGAATATCctaatatatacattattttacgtATGGGTTTTCTTTCACACTAGTCAAAATCGGTCTATACTATATTACATATAAagtaaatagtatattttttaaatgcatgagctgatatacaaaaattacaactttttaaaataatgttgaaaaacaagacggtattaaaaattatgataaaatagtCTAATTGCCTGGAAACTTAAAGGCATCAGAAACATAATCTATAtcataaataatacatatacaCTATATGCTACTGTATTTCTGAGTCATTTAGGcatatttataaccaaaatgtATAGCCCTCTCTATAATTcgcattaatatatattaaatggaGTATATCTATGTACTTATGTACATACATATCACAACAAGATATAATATAAGAACATATACACATGGCAAGGTGCCGTTTACTATAGACTCTGATTTTATTATCAACTTTTATGCATATTTCTATCCAGTGCTATATACTGGAATAAAGTTATCAGActataaatttcgaaatattttaatttcaggtaCGTTTTTGTCAAGTAACGAAAAGTGTCTTTAAATTGGGTAATAAGAAATCGGTCTGCTCATGTAAACTTTAATCAATgtctttcaaaacatatttataaaaactatatttgttGTTTGGAATGTTTCTATGATGAATGTTTCTATGATACTTAAGCATCTATGATACTTCCTTAATGTTCGTGTTTTTCATCTTCGAGATTATCCTTATCACATTCACAGCCGTCTTCGTTAACGTTTAGCAGGTTGACGCCCTGTGGATCCTGAAAATTCCGTTCGGAACTGTTCCAAATTCCGTAACTGAGGTACAGCAGAGAGCCTAATGAGTAAGAACATGAGTTAAAAGCATACAAGAGTTTTAAATGAGCTAATTGATTAAgaattaagaagttttaatcCAAATCAAAAATAGTTACGATAATGAAGATCAGAATTTACGAAATGCAGAAATTTTGATCGTAAACAAATACAATAACAAATGCATTCTGATAGAGAAAATGAAACGAGTAATTAGAGATAAGAATAATTAGATGATGATACCACCTCAAAATAGTAGGAAACTGTATACAGTCATAGCATTTCAGTTAATGATTATAACATAACATCGTgctatgaaaaattaagaaattagaacaaagttctgaaaaataaaatcaatttttattaattcgcaAATATTTGTCATTTCTTTCACGCGTTACTTTAGATTGTTCGTAtagaatatttctatttttaaaaaaataaagcattttcttttcGAGGAAAAATTGAGACTgtgttacttttaaaactaatgtttaAGGAAGAATTAGCAAATAAGTGAtatttaacaatgttttaaaacaaaacagttatactaaaaaataatttatcaacaaGAATAAAGTAAGGTACAGGTCGGCGAATTTTAGAGCTTTTTTATGGATAATTTGTCATTTCGTAAAAAGCTTAGAACTAATAAACCGTGGCCTTTCAGTGAATAAAAGTTAcgatttgtattaaattttccctgaaaaaacttgtttataaacgaatattttgatattcaagGGCTCAAACATATAATTGAGTAATTGCAACTAATCACGTGGCTTGTTAACTTTACAGcttcaatattaattcatatttaattggatacctgtgtCGAATTTGAAAAGCTGACATGCGCGTGACGTCGCTTGCGAGTATCCAACTGtcgattataaattattcattaatattaatttgtttcactGATGAGTCACTAAATTAGGTAGTTTTAATACGAAAATATGTTTCGCAAACAGTTTTTTTCCAGCTCTTGAAATCTGATTTTCCGAAATTCACTTAAGTGTcacttattttctatttagcTATTCAATGGCGAAAATATTTACTCTGATAAGAAAAGTagttaaacgaaaaaaattaatagaactaacaataaaatttttgatcgagtacaaaattaaatatatcttaatggAAGTCTTAAATGTAAAAGGATTTGAGgtaaagttaatataaattaatatatttttgaaatagttaaacttgcaaaattatcaaaatacattttttaaaaagttccaaatttttataatcattacaaaattatcaaacattaatagaataaaatataacataaaaccAGAATATATATTACAGGCAGTAGAATATCtctgcattaatttatttcctaattaCTGCTATGGTATGCTATGAGCATGCTAATAGAATAGTGTTATACTCGCCTATAAGAGACCAGATGAAAAACAAGAGCCATGCAGTGTATGGAAGACCAACGATCAAATGTACATTCATCCAAATAGAGATTAATGGAAGAAAAGGGATGCATGGCACTTTGTTGTTAATTTGGGGTTTGTGTTTTGGTTGTCTGAAAATAGCTGCCGCGCATccaataataagtaaaaacagtACACAAGCGAAAAGCTCTGTCCACAGGTGGTTTTGGGGCAATAATTTAGGAATGTGTAAAGTCATGACTCCCATCAGCAGCATTACAAGTAAAGCAGCTCCAATGAGACCTGCTACGGTGGCTGCAGATCTGTGATTTGGTTCCTGTTTGGTCCAATGTGGTGATAGTTCTGATAAGCACGTCATGTACGATTCATCGATGAAATCCACTGACACAGATTTTGTACTCAAGGTACCGTAAATTGGTTTTGTGTGATCATTCATATGATCTTTTTCCGTTTGGCACAGTTTTTCGCTGCATTTATCTGTTGTTTTAACATCATTTGGCGAGTCTTCCTCATACAGTTCCAACGAATCCAGAGTTGTTCGTTCGAGCGCATCTGCTCGGAATCGCGATCCTACTCCATATCTAGTGCACAGAACACAAAGGGCAATAGACATGTAAGCGGTCAAAGTGCCCATTCCTAGAACATGCACTAAAGTTTTGGTACTGCAGAGTAAAGACAGAATGGAAGACAGGACTCCAGCGGCCAGTAAGGAATGGCTTTGAGTTCTACTCAGAAATTTAAAGAGAAGTCCGTCTGCTCCTAATGATTCAAAAAGTTTGACTAGTGAAACCAAAGAAGCAACCACTGAAGAGATAAGTCCAAACAATGCACCGATGGCGATAAAATACTTCATTCCATCAACTTGTCGTACGTCAAATGCCTGTAACAATGGTGCCTCAGCCTCAATCATCGAAAATGGCACAAGTAGGGTCAGAATAATAGATATACTGAAGCAACTTAGAAGACCAATGACGAAGATAGAACTGACAGTTGATGGAAATGTATGGGAGCGATGTGGAGATGCTTTAGTGCAGATGGCTAGAATGTCATAGCCGACAAATGCAAAGAAGCAAAGTGATGATGCAGatattatctgaaaaaaaaaacatttttgttaaattagcgCTTTATTGATGTTAGGAAATTGGGTATAGTTGGCaacatgaaaaggaaaaaaaattgtgtagaTTTTCCTgaataatatagataaaattctattacataataactataatattttaaccgTAGAGGATTTTAGGAACTTTGATAGTCTATAAAATACAAACACTACATTACGCTAATAACtctaaattcaaatgtactgcaatatttttcattttgataaattttaaattggattagaattattagttttatgttcatttttgagttcataattttaaagatatgaaaCTCATTTCAGAGAGTTCTGATCAAAAAAGGAATCGTTTTCTCgaatatttggagaaaaaaaagataatcttCAAACTGATCACTAATAATGAAACTAACAACATTATTTAACAGTAATTCTTATTAAAGAAACTTAAGCAACCAATAGAATGGGCAAAAATTTAAGCTATATTGacctggattttttttaaactttcccaATTTCAGCAAACTtactaaaatatacaaaaaaaattttaatttttaattaaatcaagagATCATGTGAAATTGGTTAAATACAATATTCCAATAGAAAATCCAGTACAGTTGTTAActataattagaataataaaaattcatcttgtataatttagaataaataatacaatctGATGTTAATTTCCTGTCGTGAAATATTAAGGCTCAGATGtttcatattgaattttatagatactctcaataattttattgccagttataagaaatactttgataaattatggcttaagtataattaaagtgaattttaatgAGTATGTACGTTTCatgaaactaatatttctttatttaaagttgaagcattttattttttctcaaaatattgtagatattttacaaatgatttGGATAATTCTTTCACGTGCTAATTTGGcacttttatgtttgaaaactaatttataaataagctaCTTAATTTTCAACGTTTAAAGTACCACGGTTTTGTTCTACCCATGAGATTgatatatttgtcaaaaaatgttCGATAATTACGTATCTGTGTCTGTAATATCTTTGTACAAAATGAGAATGcgtaaaaatcatttcatttgtatttgtataaaaaaatgaatacaattatAATTAGGCTTCTGTGAAATCGCCCTTCAAATAACTTCACTTCTAAAATGTAGTAAGATAggtaatatttagataaaatgtttcccgttttgaaataataatattaaaatgataatgatataaaactgtacaaatt includes:
- the LOC107443084 gene encoding probable cationic amino acid transporter, with product MGENMRQMYKVLFRKKTTMSAETFQNNLGSLSIVDVTCLGLATALGTGVYALIAIAAHDHAGPSVVLAVLMAAVTSCLGGLCYSEVVTRFPKGGSAYSYVYSTMGELFAFIIGWGMVLDYTVGAALASKVCSQYLNAVLDSKISNFLQGHVGQLSFTGLDKFLDLPAVAVNFWICIMLFSSIKILCTLNNIFVVVNLLVISGTVVVGIFNMDSENWIAGLGFFPNGISGIISASSLCFFAFVGYDILAICTKASPHRSHTFPSTVSSIFVIGLLSCFSISIILTLLVPFSMIEAEAPLLQAFDVRQVDGMKYFIAIGALFGLISSVVASLVSLVKLFESLGADGLLFKFLSRTQSHSLLAAGVLSSILSLLCSTKTLVHVLGMGTLTAYMSIALCVLCTRYGVGSRFRADALERTTLDSLELYEEDSPNDVKTTDKCSEKLCQTEKDHMNDHTKPIYGTLSTKSVSVDFIDESYMTCLSELSPHWTKQEPNHRSAATVAGLIGAALLVMLLMGVMTLHIPKLLPQNHLWTELFACVLFLLIIGCAAAIFRQPKHKPQINNKVPCIPFLPLISIWMNVHLIVGLPYTAWLLFFIWSLIGSLLYLSYGIWNSSERNFQDPQGVNLLNVNEDGCECDKDNLEDEKHEH